In a single window of the Cucumis melo cultivar AY chromosome 11, USDA_Cmelo_AY_1.0, whole genome shotgun sequence genome:
- the LOC103502119 gene encoding uncharacterized LOC103502119, giving the protein MNKEQRPEPLDFFIWTVEDVGLWLEEINLGGYRQTFKENGVNGEYLEGMSMFTTEQILRFIRRCHMKWGDFITLCKELRRIKVACLKGEQKVRRPWWAPSCLSMVFLKVAKRNRQSRVVSLKLEP; this is encoded by the exons ATGAACAAGGAGCAGCGACCTGAACCTCTTGATTTCTTCATTTGGACTGTTGAG GATGTTGGTTTGTGGTTGGAAGAGATAAATCTTGGAGGGTATCGCCAGACTTTTAAAGAAAATGGGGTCAATGGTGAGTATCTCGAAGGGATGTCAATGTTCACGACCGAACAGATTCTAAGGTTTATCAGACGATGCCATATGAAATGGGGAGATTTCATCACACTTTGTAAGGAACTTCGACGAATTAAAG TGGCTTGCTTGAAAGGGGAGCAAAAGGTACGTCGGCCATGGTGGGCACCATCATGCCTCTCTATGGTGTTTCTCAAGGTGGCTAAGCGTAACAGACAATCTCGAGTTGTTTCCTTGAAGCTGGAACCATAG
- the LOC103502119 gene encoding uncharacterized LOC103502119 isoform X1, whose amino-acid sequence MIKTLLPFLPSFLPSSTLNSLLTTLNSQLSNIIINNNSNNPPLLLFVSTSVSQSNVEKFPLTYLFFSPTTSTTREMNKEQRPEPLDFFIWTVEDVGLWLEEINLGGYRQTFKENGVNGEYLEGMSMFTTEQILRFIRRCHMKWGDFITLCKELRRIKVACLKGEQKVRRPWWAPSCLSMVFLKVAKRNRQSRVVSLKLEP is encoded by the exons atgatCAAAACCCTTCTTCCatttcttccttccttccttccttcttcAACTCTCAACTCTCTGCTCACAACTCTCAACTCTCAACTCTCAAAcatcatcatcaacaacaacagcaacaaccCTCCGCTCCTTCTCTTTGTTTCAACTTCTGTTTCTCAATCAAATGTAGAGAAATTTCCTCTGACCTACCTTTTCTTCTCACCAACAACATCAACAACGAG GGAGATGAACAAGGAGCAGCGACCTGAACCTCTTGATTTCTTCATTTGGACTGTTGAG GATGTTGGTTTGTGGTTGGAAGAGATAAATCTTGGAGGGTATCGCCAGACTTTTAAAGAAAATGGGGTCAATGGTGAGTATCTCGAAGGGATGTCAATGTTCACGACCGAACAGATTCTAAGGTTTATCAGACGATGCCATATGAAATGGGGAGATTTCATCACACTTTGTAAGGAACTTCGACGAATTAAAG TGGCTTGCTTGAAAGGGGAGCAAAAGGTACGTCGGCCATGGTGGGCACCATCATGCCTCTCTATGGTGTTTCTCAAGGTGGCTAAGCGTAACAGACAATCTCGAGTTGTTTCCTTGAAGCTGGAACCATAG